In Persicimonas caeni, a single window of DNA contains:
- the istB gene encoding IS21-like element helper ATPase IstB gives MSARDDLVPILKRLRLSGLLNTLELRAEQAVDDKLGYVDFVYRLLHDEVERRDANKLTRLIRQADFEAHKTLQDFDFSFNPKIPRERIIELGTTSFVERQENVLLVGPAGTGKSHIAQALGHRACRAGYKTRYVAAHQLLSELRAARADRSWDKLMYKLCAVDLLIIDDLGLRPLAQDEPVDLYELIRRRYEQGSLVITSNRAIDEWYAMFGDALLASSAMDRLLHHCHVVTLDGHSYRNPPSKARAKTA, from the coding sequence ATGAGCGCTCGTGATGATCTGGTCCCCATCCTCAAGCGCCTGCGGCTGTCGGGGCTTCTCAATACGCTGGAGCTTCGCGCCGAGCAGGCCGTCGACGACAAGCTTGGCTACGTCGACTTTGTCTATCGACTGCTCCACGACGAGGTGGAGCGCCGCGATGCCAATAAGCTGACGCGCTTGATTCGCCAGGCTGATTTCGAGGCCCACAAAACGCTTCAGGATTTCGATTTCAGCTTCAATCCCAAGATCCCACGCGAGCGGATCATCGAGCTCGGCACCACAAGCTTTGTCGAGCGCCAAGAAAACGTGCTCCTGGTCGGCCCGGCCGGCACGGGCAAGTCGCACATCGCCCAGGCGCTGGGTCACCGGGCCTGTCGAGCCGGCTACAAGACCAGGTATGTCGCCGCACATCAGCTTTTGAGCGAGCTTCGAGCAGCCCGCGCCGACCGCAGCTGGGACAAGCTGATGTACAAGCTGTGCGCGGTCGACCTCCTGATCATCGACGATCTTGGGCTGCGTCCGCTGGCCCAGGACGAGCCGGTCGACCTGTACGAGCTGATACGCCGCCGCTACGAGCAGGGCTCGCTCGTGATCACATCCAACCGCGCCATCGACGAGTGGTACGCCATGTTTGGTGACGCGCTGCTCGCCAGCTCGGCGATGGACCGACTGCTACACCACTGCCACGTCGTCACGCTCGACGGGCACTCGTATCGAAACCCGCCGTCGAAAGCCCGAGCCAAGACGGCCTAA
- the istA gene encoding IS21 family transposase, giving the protein MHRLQDLVRMHREGVGCREIARLLKMSPNTERKYRHALDEAGLLKGEPSEIIPLDELKQAVAELLPTSTPPQETSTVEPWRAQIEEMYERTRSPRAIWDRLRLEHADFDGSLSAVKRMCARIKADRGPRPQDVVIRVETAPGEIAQVDFGYVGRLFDPMSGKVRKAYAFVMVLGFSRLMYVDLVFDQKVDTWLRLHVDAFEYFGGVPETVVPDNLKAAVVRCYFGLKDKPELNRSYRELARHYGFMIDPTPPYAPEKKGKVESAVKYVKSNFFAPRALEKLDEAKEQLSLWLDQIANRRVHGTTHRVPREHFDAEEAEALKALPPTPFVPVVWKKAKVHRDSHVEFERRLYSVPFRLIGQTVWIRARGASVDIFYDDELCTSHKRSGPRKSTHEAHLPEGRRDLRHRSRQWWQDKADRMSPIVGEYVEEVFGADDVFNQLRAVQAIVSYLEQFPVERAEGACRRARAFGNYTYQGIKRILVEGIDLEPAIPQAVYVHGKLAHPRFARNFEELALAEEVYHERS; this is encoded by the coding sequence ATGCATCGATTACAAGACCTGGTGCGGATGCACCGTGAGGGCGTTGGCTGCCGCGAGATTGCCCGCCTTCTAAAGATGAGTCCCAATACCGAGCGCAAATACCGCCACGCGCTCGATGAGGCTGGATTGCTCAAAGGCGAGCCTTCCGAGATCATCCCACTGGACGAGCTCAAGCAGGCGGTCGCAGAGCTCCTTCCGACGAGCACGCCGCCCCAGGAGACCTCCACGGTCGAGCCGTGGCGCGCACAGATTGAAGAGATGTACGAGCGCACGCGCTCACCCCGAGCCATCTGGGACAGGCTTCGGCTCGAGCACGCCGATTTCGACGGCAGCCTGTCCGCCGTCAAGCGCATGTGCGCCCGCATCAAAGCCGACAGAGGCCCACGTCCGCAAGATGTGGTCATTCGCGTCGAGACCGCGCCAGGAGAGATTGCCCAGGTCGACTTTGGCTATGTCGGCCGACTCTTCGACCCGATGAGCGGCAAAGTCAGAAAGGCTTATGCCTTCGTGATGGTCCTGGGCTTCAGCCGTCTGATGTACGTCGACCTGGTTTTCGACCAAAAGGTCGACACCTGGCTTCGCCTGCACGTCGACGCCTTCGAGTACTTCGGCGGCGTGCCCGAGACGGTGGTGCCGGACAATCTCAAAGCGGCGGTTGTGCGCTGCTATTTCGGGCTCAAGGACAAACCGGAGCTCAACCGAAGCTACCGTGAGCTTGCTCGCCACTACGGCTTTATGATTGACCCGACCCCGCCGTATGCCCCTGAAAAGAAGGGCAAAGTCGAGTCGGCGGTCAAGTACGTCAAATCAAACTTCTTTGCGCCGCGCGCCCTCGAGAAGCTCGACGAGGCCAAGGAGCAATTGAGCCTGTGGCTCGACCAGATTGCCAATCGGCGAGTCCACGGCACCACTCACAGGGTGCCCCGCGAGCACTTCGACGCTGAGGAGGCAGAAGCACTTAAAGCACTGCCGCCGACGCCCTTTGTGCCGGTGGTCTGGAAGAAGGCCAAGGTCCACCGCGACAGCCACGTCGAATTCGAGCGCCGGCTCTACTCGGTGCCGTTTCGGCTCATCGGCCAGACCGTCTGGATCCGAGCTCGAGGCGCAAGCGTCGATATCTTCTATGACGACGAGCTGTGCACCTCGCACAAGCGAAGCGGTCCCAGAAAGAGCACCCATGAGGCACACCTTCCTGAGGGGCGGCGCGATCTGCGCCACCGAAGCCGTCAGTGGTGGCAGGACAAGGCTGACCGGATGAGCCCGATCGTCGGCGAATATGTCGAGGAGGTCTTCGGGGCCGACGATGTCTTCAATCAGCTGCGCGCAGTCCAGGCGATCGTGTCGTACCTCGAGCAGTTCCCCGTCGAGCGTGCCGAGGGCGCCTGCCGAAGGGCTCGCGCTTTCGGAAACTACACCTATCAAGGCATCAAGCGGATTCTGGTGGAGGGCATCGACTTAGAGCCTGCCATCCCGCAGGCCGTCTACGTGCACGGCAAGCTCGCCCACCCGCGTTTTGCCCGAAATTTCGAGGAGCTGGCCCTGGCCGAGGAGGTCTACCATGAGCGCTCGTGA
- a CDS encoding putative metal-binding motif-containing protein has protein sequence MKSANLSRLLGVLLLCGSSVLWGGCAQGTKPLPGELDNADAGAGDATIGEDAGSADTGIAQDTSSPDTGTQCPPSACQIGERVCTSQTALANCIDDGNGCGVLSSPSSCSSNQVCSAGQCVQDTGACVDSDGDGYGANCSSGPDCNDGDDSIHPNAFEVCDGRDNDCDGQFDEDHPQKGQSCSAGQGACAQSGTYVCKADGSGVECSASAGSGSTELCGDNIDNDCDGQTDEGFSNVGQACSSGSGSCSVNGTIRCDASRTGTFCDTGGGSSSGGSMEICDGVDNDCDGQTDEALCYSCTEDSQEPNQRSFEGTDLTYARTIDELVLCGDSTSFDVDWFNLGNHNPGDQVTIELTQETGTNAAGFNYPNLDVEFFCGSQWCGWLGGDAATTSKTFDGSCGCASGDRWTVRVYPQSQTNPAPATPYSIRRY, from the coding sequence ATGAAATCTGCCAATCTTTCTCGCCTGCTCGGGGTGCTCTTGTTGTGCGGCTCGAGCGTGCTGTGGGGCGGGTGCGCCCAGGGCACCAAGCCCCTGCCGGGCGAACTCGACAACGCAGACGCCGGCGCCGGCGACGCCACCATCGGCGAGGACGCCGGGTCTGCGGACACCGGCATCGCCCAAGACACCTCGTCGCCCGATACGGGCACACAATGCCCGCCGTCGGCCTGCCAAATCGGAGAGCGGGTGTGCACGAGCCAGACCGCCCTGGCCAACTGCATCGACGACGGCAACGGCTGCGGCGTGTTGAGCTCGCCGAGCTCCTGCAGCAGCAATCAGGTCTGCTCGGCCGGCCAGTGCGTCCAGGATACCGGCGCCTGCGTCGACTCCGACGGCGACGGCTACGGCGCCAACTGCTCATCGGGCCCCGACTGCAACGACGGCGACGACTCCATCCACCCCAACGCCTTCGAGGTCTGCGACGGCCGCGACAACGACTGCGACGGCCAATTCGACGAGGATCACCCGCAAAAGGGCCAGTCGTGCAGCGCCGGCCAGGGCGCCTGCGCCCAAAGCGGCACCTACGTGTGCAAGGCGGACGGCTCGGGCGTCGAGTGCAGCGCCTCGGCCGGGTCGGGCTCGACCGAACTCTGTGGCGACAACATCGACAACGACTGCGACGGCCAGACCGACGAGGGCTTCTCGAACGTGGGCCAGGCGTGCTCGTCGGGGTCGGGCTCCTGCTCGGTCAACGGCACCATCCGCTGCGACGCCAGCCGCACCGGCACCTTCTGCGACACCGGCGGCGGCAGCAGCTCGGGCGGCTCGATGGAGATCTGCGACGGCGTCGACAACGACTGCGACGGCCAGACCGACGAGGCGCTTTGCTACAGCTGCACCGAGGATAGCCAGGAGCCCAACCAGCGAAGCTTCGAGGGCACCGACCTGACCTACGCGCGCACGATCGATGAGCTCGTGTTGTGCGGCGACAGCACAAGCTTCGACGTCGACTGGTTCAACCTGGGCAACCACAACCCGGGTGACCAGGTCACCATCGAACTGACCCAGGAGACGGGCACCAACGCCGCCGGCTTCAACTACCCGAACCTCGACGTCGAGTTCTTCTGCGGCTCACAATGGTGCGGCTGGCTGGGCGGCGACGCGGCGACGACCTCGAAGACCTTCGACGGAAGCTGCGGCTGCGCCTCGGGCGACCGCTGGACGGTCCGGGTCTACCCGCAGTCGCAGACCAACCCTGCCCCGGCCACGCCCTACTCGATTCGACGCTATTGA
- a CDS encoding CARDB domain-containing protein has translation MLEHHNKLLATFALVFLASGTLNCGSCEDGAINTNNGRDATLLPDADGGPSDVSDAEPSDVPQSDGDGYDDAESCPTELCGGACCASGEECVEDQCLPACGGTRCGDDLGLCCTGDQLCLGGGCVLPGDACERTEQCPVDAICEPTIGKCVPRDAVDVCEFVPPVGEFSPEVDCAWPPPDLQVNSGRIHVVVTPVVGNLTDDNGDGLTNTDDIPDIAFLSRSPGCCNKPATLRIISGECKADGTTTEIASLNGAQMINDAALALGDLTGNGVPELVAISYKGALNNNNRQTPEGVVVWTRTGDDGSAWDVLWRNPDYPTAGVHTNGGAVINLADLEGDGKPEVIVGNVVLDGQTGDLKWDGVVTSGGDGGIGNNAFLGPSSAVGDIDLDGNQEVAAGNTLYDYDGTVLWTYDYPANPPSGCQGSLPCDGFNGMANFDADPEGEVVIVRRGEVFVINHDGTLLWQKEIPWEDCTKNGEPGNESGPPTVADFDGDGRPEIGTAGADFYAVMDMDCDPNAAPGGSVQQNCDATFEGALWAKPNQDCSSRATASSVFDFEGDGKAEMVYADESTFRIRAGADGALLYEDTTHSSNTRIEMPVVADVDNDGNSEVVIPSATDKGLKIWGDADDNWVRTRRIWNQHGYSVTNITEDGQIPSPPQANWRNGRLNNYRQNIQPGGVFDAPDLAVENIGLGGACAGADTTDVTVTVANRGALGEPAGIVVHVIAEHNGSSTPIATLQTTTRLLPGQTETLSTPWDIPDGWWQDGFVLRAVIDPDGQVNECDEANNELDGDSASLAVSSPGLEVQALEVNDATCGTTSEVTVELTVENASSETIAADVPILLEAVANNTTETIGTLRTQSALATGETEQLSTTWSVPSTLFGINFEVIATVDADGEVFECAQKNTATTQASCIPGG, from the coding sequence ATGCTCGAGCACCACAACAAGCTCCTCGCCACGTTCGCCCTCGTCTTCCTCGCCTCCGGCACCCTCAACTGCGGCAGTTGTGAGGACGGCGCCATCAACACCAACAACGGCCGCGACGCCACGCTGCTGCCCGACGCCGACGGGGGCCCCTCGGACGTCTCCGACGCCGAGCCGAGCGACGTGCCGCAGAGCGACGGCGACGGCTACGACGACGCCGAGAGTTGCCCCACCGAGTTGTGCGGCGGGGCGTGTTGCGCGTCGGGCGAGGAGTGTGTCGAAGACCAGTGCCTGCCGGCGTGCGGCGGCACGCGCTGCGGCGACGATCTGGGGTTGTGCTGCACCGGCGATCAGTTGTGCCTGGGCGGCGGATGCGTGCTGCCGGGCGACGCCTGCGAGCGCACCGAGCAGTGCCCCGTCGACGCCATCTGCGAGCCGACCATCGGCAAGTGCGTGCCGCGCGACGCGGTCGACGTGTGCGAGTTCGTCCCGCCCGTGGGCGAGTTCTCCCCCGAAGTCGACTGCGCCTGGCCGCCGCCCGATCTGCAGGTCAACTCCGGGCGCATCCACGTGGTCGTGACCCCGGTGGTGGGCAACCTGACCGACGACAACGGTGACGGGCTGACCAATACCGACGACATCCCCGACATCGCCTTTTTGTCGCGCAGCCCCGGCTGCTGCAACAAGCCGGCGACGCTTCGCATCATCAGCGGCGAGTGCAAGGCCGACGGCACGACCACCGAGATTGCCTCGCTCAACGGCGCCCAGATGATCAACGACGCGGCGCTGGCCCTGGGTGATTTGACCGGCAACGGCGTACCCGAGCTGGTGGCCATCAGCTACAAGGGCGCCCTGAACAACAACAATCGTCAGACCCCTGAAGGCGTGGTCGTGTGGACGCGCACCGGAGACGACGGCAGCGCCTGGGACGTCTTGTGGCGCAACCCCGACTACCCGACCGCAGGCGTGCACACCAACGGCGGCGCCGTCATCAACCTGGCCGACCTCGAGGGCGACGGCAAACCGGAGGTCATCGTGGGCAATGTCGTGCTCGACGGCCAGACCGGCGACCTCAAGTGGGACGGCGTGGTCACCAGCGGTGGCGACGGCGGCATCGGCAACAACGCCTTCCTCGGGCCGAGCTCGGCGGTGGGCGACATCGATCTGGACGGCAACCAGGAAGTCGCCGCCGGCAACACGCTGTACGACTACGACGGCACCGTGTTGTGGACCTACGATTATCCGGCCAACCCGCCTTCGGGCTGCCAGGGAAGCCTGCCGTGCGACGGCTTCAACGGCATGGCCAACTTCGACGCCGACCCCGAGGGCGAAGTCGTCATCGTGCGCCGCGGCGAGGTCTTCGTGATCAATCACGACGGCACCCTGCTGTGGCAAAAAGAGATCCCGTGGGAGGACTGCACCAAGAACGGCGAGCCCGGCAACGAATCCGGCCCGCCCACCGTCGCTGACTTCGACGGTGACGGCCGCCCCGAGATCGGCACCGCCGGCGCGGACTTCTACGCCGTGATGGACATGGACTGCGACCCCAACGCCGCCCCCGGCGGCAGCGTCCAGCAAAACTGCGATGCGACCTTCGAGGGTGCGCTGTGGGCCAAGCCCAACCAGGACTGCTCGAGCCGCGCGACCGCCTCGAGCGTGTTCGACTTCGAGGGCGACGGCAAAGCCGAGATGGTCTACGCCGACGAGAGCACCTTCCGCATCCGCGCGGGCGCCGACGGCGCGCTGCTGTACGAAGACACCACTCACAGCAGCAACACGCGTATCGAAATGCCGGTGGTCGCCGACGTCGACAATGACGGCAACTCCGAGGTTGTCATCCCCTCGGCCACGGACAAGGGTCTCAAGATCTGGGGAGATGCCGACGACAACTGGGTGCGCACCCGGCGCATCTGGAACCAGCACGGCTACTCGGTGACCAATATCACCGAGGACGGCCAGATCCCGTCGCCCCCGCAGGCCAACTGGCGAAACGGCCGGTTGAACAACTACCGCCAGAATATCCAACCCGGCGGCGTCTTCGACGCGCCCGACCTGGCCGTCGAGAATATCGGCCTGGGCGGCGCGTGCGCCGGCGCCGACACCACCGACGTCACCGTGACGGTGGCCAACCGCGGCGCGCTGGGTGAGCCGGCCGGCATCGTGGTGCACGTCATCGCCGAGCACAACGGCAGCAGCACCCCCATTGCCACTCTGCAAACGACCACCCGGCTGCTTCCCGGCCAGACCGAGACGTTGTCGACGCCGTGGGATATCCCCGACGGTTGGTGGCAAGACGGGTTCGTGCTGCGCGCAGTGATCGACCCGGACGGCCAGGTCAACGAGTGTGACGAGGCGAACAACGAGCTCGACGGCGACAGCGCCTCGCTGGCGGTCAGCTCGCCGGGCCTCGAAGTCCAGGCCCTCGAGGTCAACGACGCCACCTGCGGTACGACCTCCGAGGTGACCGTGGAGCTGACCGTGGAGAACGCCTCGTCGGAGACGATCGCCGCCGATGTGCCCATCTTGCTCGAGGCCGTGGCCAACAACACCACCGAGACGATCGGCACCCTGCGCACCCAGAGCGCGTTGGCGACCGGCGAAACCGAGCAGTTGAGCACCACCTGGAGCGTGCCCAGCACCCTCTTTGGCATCAACTTCGAGGTGATCGCCACGGTCGATGCAGACGGCGAAGTCTTCGAATGTGCTCAGAAAAATACCGCCACCACCCAGGCCAGCTGCATCCCCGGTGGATGA
- the infC gene encoding translation initiation factor IF-3 produces the protein MNHQVRAREVRLIDPDGEQMGIMSADDAREKAEEFGLDLVEVAPKARPPVCKIMDYGKFKYQQSKKKKKATDNVSLKTLRMRPKTEPHDLNTKLNRASSFLKKGNQVKFVVQMRGRERQFTDRWVEQLEDIIDELREKVDRDIKVVSAPESQGWQITAVVEPA, from the coding sequence ATCAATCATCAGGTTCGCGCCCGTGAAGTGCGCCTGATCGATCCCGACGGCGAGCAGATGGGCATCATGAGCGCCGACGACGCGCGTGAGAAAGCCGAGGAATTCGGCCTCGATCTGGTCGAGGTCGCTCCCAAGGCGCGCCCGCCGGTCTGCAAAATCATGGACTACGGGAAATTCAAGTACCAGCAGTCCAAGAAGAAGAAAAAGGCGACCGACAACGTCTCGCTCAAGACGCTGCGCATGCGCCCCAAGACCGAGCCGCACGACCTAAATACGAAGCTCAATCGCGCCTCGAGCTTTTTGAAGAAGGGCAACCAGGTCAAGTTCGTCGTCCAAATGCGCGGTCGCGAACGTCAGTTCACCGACCGCTGGGTCGAGCAACTCGAAGACATCATCGACGAGTTGCGCGAGAAGGTCGACCGCGACATCAAGGTGGTCAGCGCCCCCGAAAGTCAGGGCTGGCAGATCACCGCCGTGGTCGAACCGGCCTGA
- a CDS encoding YihY/virulence factor BrkB family protein, with translation MLKTLAGRLLHFAWRVIKAFLSNQGILLAGGLAYNSLLSAIPLVAVVVMSLSYFIEEQQLLETISAELVLLIPSHADTLTQTVRTLLENRSLISGLGIVVLLFFSSIAFRMLEEAIANIFHVPDHVEGRSFWMSALIPYAYIVVIGLAIVGVTGVTAFFETFTDASFMILGWELSLANLPGIILYVSGFVGMAALFTSVYAVLPVIQIQIKRAVIGGVIAAILWEVVRRILVWYFASISLVNVIYGSLATVIVVLLGLEIGAIILLLGAQVIAELEHSAENGVPWYVDPEDKGESATS, from the coding sequence ATGCTAAAGACTCTCGCCGGGCGCCTGCTGCATTTCGCGTGGCGGGTCATCAAAGCCTTCCTCTCCAACCAGGGCATCCTGCTGGCTGGCGGCCTCGCCTACAACAGTCTGTTGTCGGCCATTCCGCTTGTAGCCGTCGTCGTGATGTCGCTGTCGTACTTTATCGAAGAGCAGCAACTGCTCGAGACGATCTCGGCCGAGCTCGTCCTGCTCATCCCCAGCCACGCCGACACGCTGACCCAGACGGTGCGCACACTGCTCGAGAACCGCTCGCTGATTAGCGGTCTGGGCATCGTGGTGCTGCTCTTCTTCAGCTCGATCGCGTTTCGTATGCTCGAAGAGGCGATCGCCAACATCTTCCACGTCCCCGACCACGTCGAGGGGCGAAGCTTCTGGATGTCGGCGCTCATCCCCTACGCCTATATCGTGGTCATCGGACTGGCCATCGTCGGGGTGACCGGCGTGACCGCCTTCTTCGAGACCTTCACCGACGCCAGCTTCATGATCCTCGGCTGGGAGCTCTCCTTGGCCAACCTTCCCGGGATCATCTTGTACGTCTCCGGCTTTGTGGGCATGGCGGCGCTGTTCACCTCGGTGTACGCGGTGCTGCCGGTCATCCAGATTCAGATCAAGCGCGCGGTCATCGGGGGCGTGATTGCGGCCATTTTGTGGGAGGTCGTGCGCCGCATTTTGGTGTGGTACTTCGCGAGCATTTCGCTCGTGAACGTCATCTACGGCTCGCTGGCCACGGTGATCGTGGTGCTGCTGGGCCTGGAGATTGGGGCGATCATTTTGCTTCTGGGGGCGCAGGTGATCGCCGAGCTGGAGCACAGCGCCGAGAACGGTGTCCCGTGGTACGTCGACCCCGAAGACAAAGGCGAGTCGGCTACTTCGTAG
- a CDS encoding serine/threonine-protein kinase, whose translation MSSEQPTATKQAGLSEESSEVVPVNPPRYDGDLTGRVLSDRYLIEGCLGAGGMGTVYRAEHTLMKKTVAVKVLHPDVVGHGEAVERFRREAQAAAHIDHQNVCVATDFGEMAEGGFFLVMEYLEGNTLDETLVCVERFEPRRAIHIADQILAALHQAHSLGVVHRDLKPENIMLVKRDEDNDFVKIMDFGVARVRFGDEEDAKLTQAGRVYGTPMYMSPEQAAGAEDIDHRADLYTLGVMLFEMLTGTLPFVAKNPAQIMAMHMTEAPPSVRERIPEARIPKRLDRLVQKLMAKEPELRPSSAQEVREELEAIKQTGGTQSWMAFTRDAADTSGEAFRQVAHEVRPHIEQARTWVNENSVVRGVAMGAFAVLLAGLLVGPVVYLVWPEGGASTPEARIQEAKNLTEERDHYLADIDASNIVSVLATGDATKAVERLDKLDERHGPSAHLSFLQGRANAIVGDWTAALENYRTALELDGRYASEDRLVDDVVARYTSENDAQVELSEQILLEQLPEAVGTRRLSALARLGDTSAVRRRAKEALETSGRYDALPKWNRASIELRFAHGCDSHREQIDALVEAGDPRGLEVLRYYDRQPRSGCGTFKQSDCYGCIRKDLAEAISALEAKDEAQKDGGTDAAKTDADAKEAPTK comes from the coding sequence ATGTCTTCCGAACAGCCTACAGCCACCAAGCAGGCCGGACTCAGTGAGGAGTCGAGTGAGGTCGTGCCGGTCAATCCGCCGCGCTACGACGGCGACTTGACCGGTCGCGTGCTCTCCGATCGCTACCTCATCGAGGGCTGCCTCGGTGCAGGGGGCATGGGCACGGTCTACCGGGCCGAGCACACCCTGATGAAGAAGACCGTGGCGGTCAAAGTGCTCCACCCGGACGTGGTGGGCCACGGTGAAGCCGTCGAGCGGTTTCGCCGTGAAGCCCAAGCCGCGGCGCATATCGACCACCAAAACGTGTGTGTGGCGACTGACTTCGGCGAGATGGCCGAGGGTGGCTTTTTTCTGGTCATGGAGTACCTGGAGGGCAACACCCTCGACGAGACGCTGGTGTGCGTGGAGCGCTTCGAGCCGCGCCGCGCCATCCATATCGCCGACCAGATCTTGGCCGCGCTGCACCAGGCGCACAGCCTCGGGGTCGTCCACCGCGACCTCAAGCCCGAAAATATCATGCTCGTCAAGCGCGACGAGGACAACGACTTCGTCAAAATCATGGACTTCGGGGTCGCCCGCGTGCGCTTCGGCGACGAGGAAGACGCCAAGCTCACCCAGGCCGGGCGGGTGTACGGCACGCCCATGTATATGTCGCCCGAGCAGGCCGCCGGGGCCGAGGACATCGACCATCGCGCCGACCTGTATACCCTGGGGGTCATGCTCTTCGAGATGCTCACAGGCACGCTGCCTTTCGTCGCCAAGAACCCCGCGCAGATCATGGCGATGCATATGACCGAAGCGCCCCCTTCGGTGCGCGAGCGCATCCCCGAGGCGCGTATCCCCAAGCGGCTCGACCGGCTCGTCCAAAAGCTGATGGCCAAGGAGCCCGAGTTGCGCCCGTCGTCGGCGCAAGAGGTGCGCGAGGAGCTCGAGGCCATCAAGCAGACTGGAGGCACCCAGAGCTGGATGGCCTTTACGCGCGATGCGGCCGACACCAGCGGGGAAGCCTTTCGTCAGGTCGCCCACGAGGTGCGCCCGCATATCGAGCAGGCGCGCACCTGGGTCAACGAAAACTCGGTCGTGCGCGGGGTCGCCATGGGGGCGTTTGCGGTGCTCTTGGCGGGGCTTCTGGTCGGGCCGGTGGTCTATTTGGTGTGGCCCGAGGGCGGTGCGTCGACCCCCGAAGCGCGCATCCAAGAGGCCAAGAACCTGACCGAGGAGCGCGATCATTACCTGGCTGACATCGACGCCTCGAATATCGTCAGCGTATTGGCCACCGGCGACGCCACGAAGGCCGTCGAGCGTCTCGACAAGCTCGACGAGCGCCACGGACCCAGCGCCCACCTGTCGTTTCTCCAAGGCCGCGCCAACGCCATCGTGGGCGACTGGACCGCGGCGCTCGAAAATTATCGCACCGCGCTCGAGCTCGACGGCCGTTACGCCAGCGAAGACCGCTTGGTGGACGACGTCGTCGCCCGTTACACCTCCGAGAACGACGCGCAGGTCGAACTCTCCGAGCAGATCTTGCTCGAGCAACTCCCCGAGGCAGTCGGTACGCGCAGGTTGAGCGCTCTCGCCCGACTCGGCGATACGAGCGCGGTCCGACGTCGAGCCAAAGAAGCGCTCGAGACCAGCGGGCGCTACGACGCGCTGCCCAAGTGGAACCGCGCCTCTATCGAGCTTCGGTTTGCCCACGGGTGCGACTCGCATCGCGAGCAGATCGACGCCCTCGTCGAGGCTGGCGACCCGCGCGGGCTCGAGGTGCTGCGCTATTACGACCGGCAGCCGCGAAGTGGCTGCGGTACTTTCAAGCAGTCCGACTGTTACGGTTGCATTCGAAAGGACTTGGCCGAGGCGATTTCGGCGCTCGAGGCCAAGGATGAGGCGCAGAAAGACGGCGGGACGGACGCGGCGAAGACCGACGCCGACGCCAAAGAGGCGCCTACGAAGTAG